A genome region from Dendrosporobacter quercicolus includes the following:
- a CDS encoding B12-binding domain-containing radical SAM protein — MKTFLLIKNPDQLHSLFPMEYQLQSLDEKYLETPYKVGPVNTYALRVYETDQSYFSVGNKKWFVFFDDNSEIRMTQWYYETIFSQDCWTLLDQLLTLLSDAIRTGTCRLSLAEYNSVLAHLAAINEQVPGSGLTLQQVHYIRKQSFGGYLNQTFLDLLDAHVHDKRIYKHAIEQLALLRVGGNVKAMLAVPEVKTVLPLRFLFISYASLWHQDVWNNLSVETLIGDLLGEYGNEVECSHIRIFDVSEIPDALVLVEQIKPDVIGFSLEIRTLKIHEIFESAYRKKAGTSKAPLILYGNTVPTYASSYFVEKFLREPKQSMVILGYGEESMRQVVLYQRNQCDITAIPNAVWRDEAGCIRHNPRRYDASLVIYPPVQFEVNPGSSHMLEASRGCRFNCTFCAQGPHSKWDPVPVDRVITNIEFLLSRGVHELEFVDNEFFGGRNDALIARASQITNAIRKLSEKYGVKAAFRIFTNPLIIAKADEQQAGTNQKMKELLHYMKNCGLKRLYIGIEAASEEQRKRFNRKDTIQDVILAIQVVRELEIALDAGFIMFDPLMNLQDIKENVNFYKTYNLLEANTWPHRDLCVLFDTPMLHLLKKKGLITGVDYYELVYTYQYASQDMAYFANTVLEFGAKTGKLFQVLKYSTKELFNEQLKHQALLFSRKMVDENAKIFLELMDNMVQCLEQGSRDYGKCLESAWRAMVNLIKEIEKSLVIYDTNSAHYPKLVKNLDEAKKQLGMSNLEQIS, encoded by the coding sequence GTGAAAACTTTTCTTTTGATTAAAAATCCAGACCAGCTACATAGCCTTTTTCCTATGGAATATCAATTGCAGTCTCTGGATGAAAAATACCTTGAAACCCCATACAAGGTAGGGCCAGTTAATACCTACGCATTGCGGGTCTATGAAACTGACCAATCCTATTTCTCAGTGGGAAACAAGAAATGGTTTGTTTTTTTCGATGATAACAGCGAGATCAGGATGACACAGTGGTATTACGAGACCATTTTCTCACAAGATTGCTGGACCTTGCTGGATCAGTTGCTGACATTATTAAGCGATGCCATCAGAACTGGGACATGCCGTCTTAGTCTGGCAGAGTACAACAGCGTGTTGGCTCATTTGGCTGCAATAAACGAGCAAGTACCGGGGAGCGGTCTTACATTACAACAGGTTCATTATATCCGGAAACAATCCTTTGGGGGATACCTAAATCAAACATTTTTGGACTTATTGGATGCCCATGTTCACGATAAACGAATTTATAAACATGCCATTGAGCAGTTGGCACTGCTGCGTGTAGGAGGAAATGTAAAAGCAATGCTGGCGGTTCCGGAAGTAAAAACCGTTTTGCCGCTTCGCTTTTTGTTTATTTCCTACGCTTCTTTGTGGCATCAGGATGTATGGAATAATTTGTCGGTTGAAACCTTGATAGGCGATCTCCTTGGAGAATACGGCAATGAAGTGGAGTGCAGTCATATCCGGATTTTCGACGTTTCCGAAATTCCGGACGCACTGGTGTTGGTTGAGCAAATCAAGCCGGATGTAATCGGCTTTAGTCTTGAAATCAGAACGCTAAAAATCCATGAGATCTTTGAAAGTGCCTACCGGAAAAAAGCAGGTACAAGCAAGGCCCCTCTTATCCTTTACGGCAATACGGTGCCCACTTATGCCAGTTCATATTTTGTTGAAAAATTTTTGCGAGAACCGAAACAGTCCATGGTTATATTGGGATATGGCGAAGAAAGCATGAGACAGGTGGTTCTATATCAAAGAAACCAATGCGACATTACCGCCATCCCCAATGCCGTATGGCGGGATGAAGCGGGCTGCATTCGGCATAATCCCCGCAGATACGATGCAAGCCTTGTCATTTACCCGCCGGTTCAATTTGAAGTCAATCCGGGGTCTTCACACATGCTGGAAGCTTCCCGTGGTTGCCGGTTCAATTGTACCTTTTGCGCGCAGGGACCTCACAGCAAATGGGATCCGGTGCCAGTTGACCGTGTCATAACCAATATTGAATTTCTTCTTAGTCGCGGCGTCCATGAACTGGAATTTGTAGATAATGAATTTTTCGGCGGGAGAAATGATGCCTTAATTGCCCGAGCCAGCCAAATTACGAACGCAATCCGGAAGCTTTCGGAAAAATATGGAGTCAAGGCAGCCTTCCGGATATTTACCAATCCGCTTATTATTGCGAAGGCGGATGAACAGCAAGCCGGGACAAATCAAAAGATGAAAGAGTTACTCCACTACATGAAGAACTGTGGGCTGAAGAGGCTTTATATTGGGATTGAAGCGGCGTCTGAAGAGCAAAGAAAACGATTTAACCGCAAAGACACTATACAGGATGTTATACTGGCTATTCAGGTGGTAAGGGAACTGGAAATTGCCCTGGATGCCGGGTTTATAATGTTTGATCCGTTAATGAATTTGCAGGATATTAAGGAAAATGTGAACTTTTATAAAACATACAACCTGTTAGAGGCCAATACCTGGCCTCACCGGGATCTGTGCGTCCTATTCGATACGCCTATGTTGCATTTGTTGAAAAAGAAGGGGCTGATCACAGGCGTGGATTATTATGAATTGGTTTACACCTATCAATACGCTTCTCAGGATATGGCCTATTTCGCGAATACCGTTCTGGAATTTGGGGCGAAAACAGGTAAACTTTTTCAAGTACTGAAATATTCCACCAAAGAATTGTTCAACGAGCAATTGAAGCACCAAGCACTATTGTTTTCGCGAAAAATGGTAGATGAAAACGCAAAAATATTCCTGGAATTAATGGATAATATGGTTCAATGCCTGGAACAAGGTTCGCGCGATTATGGAAAATGCCTGGAAAGTGCTTGGCGAGCCATGGTTAATCTAATTAAGGAGATCGAAAAAAGCCTGGTAATTTACGATACAAATAGCGCTCATTATCCCAAGCTGGTAAAGAATCTGGATGAGGCTAAAAAACAATTGGGCATGTCCAATTTGGAGCAGATATCATAA